The genomic interval TTAATGGTCTTACTCCTCTTCCAACTTCCATGAAGTAGGTACTGTCACCTTCATTCTTACAGAGGAGTaagagaagcccagagaaggtAAGACAGTTACTCAAGGTGGCACAGCATACACGCtgaaagctgggatttgaacccaggccatcTGATGTCTGAGCCCACGTCCCTTAACTGTTTAAACTGCTCTGGCTTTACTAACCTCCTACACACACGCTGAATGAAGTACCACTGTTCCCACGTCACGTGGTGGAATGCTCCAGGCCAGGGAGCATGTAAGTCACAACCTTCCATCATCGGTTACTGTTATTTGCAAAGCTAACTGCCACCACaaaacagctttttttcttttttaatgtttatttttgagagagagagagagagacagacagcgtgagGGGGAGAgttgcaaagagagagggggaaagaagaatccgaaacaggctccaggctccgagacatcagcacagagcccgacgcggggctcggacccacgaaccgtgagatcgtgacctgagccaaagccggatgttCAGCCcacggagccccccccccccgccggtgCCCCCAAAGCAGCTTTTTGGTGCCAATATCATGGCCTGCATCTCTTATAGGTTGTTAACAGTTTTGTCggcatacttttatttaaattaaggCTGTGATAGAGATCTtacgagcccccccccccttttttttaatggaatctaAAGTATTTTTTGGAAGCTTCTGGAGCTGGGTCTTGGGAATTTCCTCTTGGCAAGTTTGCGTCCGTTTATATACTTCCATCCGATTTCACCTGGGTTTTAGGTTGCCGCGTGCTCTTTGCCGTGAAGGCGTTTTTGTCCGTGGTTGCCGCGTTGGAGCAGGTGTGGCCTGGATGGGCCAGGGGGACCTCTTCCTCCTGGTTCCCGCCGCACCCGTGCCCAGGCTTGGTGAGCACACGAAGACAGGCTGGTGGGGACTCCCGGACGGCACCGTCTCTGGGGGCTCCAGGTGCTGTGGTCAGGAAGGGTACATACCCAGAGGCCAGGGGCCTTTGTGTTGTGACCCCTGATGTTTGGGGCGGTCCGGAAAGCTGGGTAGCCTGCACCGTGAGTCAGGGGTGGTGCCCACGACAGGATCGGGAGAaactcccctctcttccttcctctttttgtcTCGGAGGAAGGTGCTGTCATACTTCACGGAGATAGCATCTGGCCCCCCTGGGGATGTTAAGGTGCCTTCCGGGGACGACCCGCCGTTGGCACTCTCTCGCGGTTCCGCAGCCGTTCCCGGTAACAGAGGGGAAGCCGGGATCGAAAGTGTCGTCTCGGAGACGCGCGGCCAAAGAGGCGTCCCCTCCTGAGCCGACTTTGCTCTGCTTGCTTTTCCCCAGGGACCTGATGCCGAGGACCCTGGACGGGCAGATCACCATGGAGAAGACGCCCAGCTACTTCGTGACCCGCGAGGCGCCCGCGCGCATCTCGGCCATGTCCAAGGACACCAAGCTCATCGTGGTGGTGCGCGACCCGGTGACCCGGGCCATCTCGGACTACACGCAGACGCTGTCCAAGCGGCCCGACATCCCCACCTTCGAGAGCCTGACGTTCAAGAACCGCACGACGGGCCTCATCGACACGTCGTGGAGCGCCATCCAGATCGGCATCTACGCCAAGCACCTGGAGCACTGGCTGCGCCACTTCCCCATCGGCCAGATGCTCTTCGTGAGCGGGGAGCGGCTCATCAGCGACCCGGCCGGCGAGCTGGGCCGCGTGCAGGACTTCCTGGGCCTCAAGAGGATCATCACCGACAAGCACTTCTACTTCAACAAGACCAAGGGCTTCCCCTGCCTCAAGAAGGCCGAGGGCAGCAGCAAGCCCCACTGCCTGGGCAAGACCAAGGGCAGGACCCACCCGGAGATCGACCGCGAGGTGGTCCGCCTGCTGCGCGAGTTCTACCGGCCGTTCAACTTGAAGTTCTACCAGATGACCGGCCAGGACTTCGGCTGGGACTgacgggaccccccccccccgccccccgcaaccGCCCCGGCGTGATGTGACTTTCCCACTTGGCTTCTATGTTGAGAGAgattatatgtatgtaaaatgtacagaaatctattttataataatttatttttaattcgtAAGCAATTAATTCACTAAGCTGCCTAGCCACGCTCTTCAGAGGGTTTAGCTTCGCAATCCGTTCACATTCCAAAGCGTCTCATCGGTTCTTTTCCTCACAGTTGATGGTGCTTCCGtgtgtccccccccctccccccccacccccattctatttaaaaagaagaaaagcacaacTTGAGATTTTTGTCGTTACGGGTACGCAGCCTCTGATCGCTGGCTGAATTCGCTCGCCGTCTCCTTGTGTCTTGGGTCTCCTAGTGCGGCTCCCATTTCTGTCCCTGCCTGCACACCTCGCAGGAAcgcgacacccccccccccccccccccgccccagagggTCACGTCTCCTGTGGCAGCTTCCTCGCCCCTGTGTTGACATTTCTGAGGACGTGGACGCCAAACCACAGCGCTGAGGCTTTTCCCCCAAGTCTGCTCAGCTCGTGGGGGACATCCCTGCCTTTGCGGGGACGCCCGCCTCCTTTCTGGGGAGTCCTTCGTGCCAGGGTCCAAACGTTTACTTGGGCGTGGGGTTTTGAAAGATGGCCCTGTGTCCTCTTCTGCCCCAGTCCCTGGTTCATTAAGCAGCTCGAAGCGTATGCAGACGGTAGTTCCTCCTTCCCaggccccgtgtgtgtgtgtgtgt from Panthera leo isolate Ple1 chromosome E1, P.leo_Ple1_pat1.1, whole genome shotgun sequence carries:
- the LOC122206597 gene encoding heparan sulfate glucosamine 3-O-sulfotransferase 3B1, whose amino-acid sequence is MGQRLSGGRSCLDVPGRLLPQPPPSPPPVRRKLALLFAMLCIWLYMFLYSCAGSCAAAPGLLLLGSGSRAAHAPPAPAPGPDGTTPRLPFQAAPATPLAAGREPAEGAASQEEQSPETPDSPSPISSFFSGSGSKQLPQAIIIGVKKGGTRALLEFLRVHPDVRAVGAEPHFFDRSYDKGLAWYRDLMPRTLDGQITMEKTPSYFVTREAPARISAMSKDTKLIVVVRDPVTRAISDYTQTLSKRPDIPTFESLTFKNRTTGLIDTSWSAIQIGIYAKHLEHWLRHFPIGQMLFVSGERLISDPAGELGRVQDFLGLKRIITDKHFYFNKTKGFPCLKKAEGSSKPHCLGKTKGRTHPEIDREVVRLLREFYRPFNLKFYQMTGQDFGWD